The genomic segment GAGAGAGGCAGAGACGGACACTCAGCCAGACCAGCCCCTGGGCCCGGGGTGTGCCCTACAGCTGTAGGGGCGGGGTTGGATATTCCTGGAGTCGAGGAGCCGTCCTCTCTGGACAGGATGTGAGAGAGGAACTGGGGTCTCCAGTCACGGGAGCCAGCTGGGGCCGCAGAGGGAAGGGATCGCGGCTGCCAGTGAGTCCAGAGCTGGGGCCCCCAGACCGAGGGAGGAGAGGGCCGGGCGCAGGACTCCCCGGTCTCAGGGACTAGGGCGTCGGCGATCTGGACTTTGGGGGCCGAGGGAGGAGGGGACGGGACTCGCGGGtctgaggaaggaggaggagggaggaggaggcggggCCGAAGTCTGAGCCAGGAATCTCAGCCTATCCAGGCTCTGTAACTAATTAACCAGCGCGGATCAAATTAGTGGGTGAAAGTTCACCGAGGAGGAGGGCCTTGTTGTCATCCTCCCCCCGGGATCGAGCTCCTCCACCTGCAGCCGCGGGCGCGCGGGGTAGCTGAGCCGAGCCGGGCCGGGCcgagccgggccgggccgggccagaGCTGCGGGAGGGGCGGGCCGGGGGTCCGGAGGAGTCACGCGCCCCCTCCCGCCCCAGGTCTCCCACTCAGGATGCGGCTTCCCCGGCCTCAGCCCTGGGGGCTCGGTCTGTTTCTCGTCCTCCTGCCTGGGGCGCTGAGCGCAGGTGAGGGGCTGCCGGGCACGAGGGAGGTGCCAGCCTCCGGGAAATGAGCGAAATCCGAGATCCCCCGCTCGAACCGGGGGACTTCCTTCTCGGCCGCGTTTCGTCTGGATTCCCACGATCTTTTCTCCCTCTGGCGGTCTGTCTGGAAAACACCTGTCCCCTTCTTCCTGGGACCCGCCCCCACCACCCTACCCCCGACCCCGCCAGGGTCTGGCCCCTCTGTCTGGGGTGGGGTCTTTTCTCTCCCGGGGTGTCTGTCCCATCCAGGGTCCCCGCACCATCTGCTCTCTTCGCCGGCAGAGAACCATCGCTCGCTCCAGTACCACTTCACCGCCGTGTCGGCCCCCGCCGCGGGGACCCCTGCTTTCTGGGTTTCGGGCTGGCTAGGGCCCCAGCAGTACCTGAGCTACAATAACCTGCGAGCGCAGGCTGAGCCGTATGGCGCGTGGGTCTGGGAAAGCCAGGTGTCCTGGTATTGGGAGAGAGAGACCACGGACCTGAGGAACCAGGAGAGGCTCTTCCTCCAAGCGCTCCAAGTTTTAGGCGAAGGTGAGACGGGGACTTCCTGGGCTGGGAGCCTGGATCCcgggtctgagggaggaggggacgGTGGGCCCCCTGCTCCCAGCCGCTAATACGCGTGTGGGCACCCCAGGCCCCTTCACCCTGCAGGGCCTGTTGGGCTGCGAGTTGGGCCCTGATAATGTCTCGGTGCCGGTGGCCAAGTTTGCCCTGAACGGCGAGGAGTTCATGATGTTTGACCCCAAGCTGGGCATCTGGGATGGTGACTGGCCTGAGTCCCGGACGGTCAGTATCCAGTGGACAAAGCAGCCGGAGGCGGTCAACAAGGAGAAGACCTTCCTCCTCTACTCCTGCCCACACCGGCTGCTGGGGCATCTGGAGAGGGGCCGAGGCAACCTGGAGTGGAAGGGTGAGCGACCCCCTGATCACTGCAGGCCCCCTCCATTCCCAGGGCCTCATCCTCTTCCCCAGCCTCTCCCCGTTGGCCCCCCTGACTCCAGTCCACCCTGCTCTCCCACAATCCTATCTCTGAGGGTCTTCCTCCACCCTCAGCGGtccccagcccctctcctgcACACAGCTTGCCCTCGGGGCACAGCTCAGGCCCCTCGGCCTGGCATTGTGATCCCACGTGGCATGGCCTCTGCCCCTCAGCTCAGCCTCGCCTGTCTCCATCTGCTCCACTCAGCCAGATACAGCCACCCAGAGCCCCTTGAGCTCGCCCCAGCCCTCCCATTTCTCCACCTTTGCCAGTTTCACTGGTGCCAGGGGCCACTGGTGTCAGCTTCCACTCTGGCCCTGAGGTTTTTCTCTCACCTCCTTCAGACGCCGCAGGACCTTATGTGACCTCCAGTCCATACAGCACGTGTCACTCTGAGCTATAATTATAGGCATGTCTAGGGAATTCAAGAGCTGCAGTTTAGAGCTCTTTTGTCCTCAGCTTCCCCAACATTGAGTTTCCTGCTTCTGTCTCGGCCCTCAGTTCAGACTCTCCTCCACCCAGGAGTCagatgaactttttaaaaacataaatgagcTCGCATCCCACTGATGCTTAAAACCCGACCACAGATTCGCGCTAATCTTGGATGAAAATCCAAACTCTCCTCCGAGGCCTGCAAGCCCTGCATGGTCTGGCTGC from the Capra hircus breed San Clemente chromosome 18, ASM170441v1, whole genome shotgun sequence genome contains:
- the FCGRT gene encoding IgG receptor FcRn large subunit p51; the protein is MRLPRPQPWGLGLFLVLLPGALSAENHRSLQYHFTAVSAPAAGTPAFWVSGWLGPQQYLSYNNLRAQAEPYGAWVWESQVSWYWERETTDLRNQERLFLQALQVLGEGPFTLQGLLGCELGPDNVSVPVAKFALNGEEFMMFDPKLGIWDGDWPESRTVSIQWTKQPEAVNKEKTFLLYSCPHRLLGHLERGRGNLEWKEPPSMRLKARPSSPGLSVLTCSAFSFYPPELKLHFLRNGLAIGSGEIDMGPNGDGSFYAWSSLTVKSGDEHHYRCVVQHVGLAQPLTVELESPARTSVPVVGIVIGFFLLLTVAAGGTLLWRRMRKGLPASWISFRGEDVGALLPTPGLSKDGES